Proteins encoded in a region of the Ralstonia pseudosolanacearum genome:
- a CDS encoding glycosyltransferase family 9 protein gives MMSGALSAVQALEHQVRPLLAVGRFEEAEALLRPPLASGSGPLVLWKLLAAALRPQGRIAETRAIQEMLVAHAPGDFPTRFDLSETLLLLGEFERGWREYRYRYSLAHTAAIERKVQRPRWSGQPIPGQTLLIHDEQGFGDTFQFLRMVPWAKARSGARVILEVNAETLSLAQRGTGFDHIVARGSLPPAFDAHCELMSLPMAMGLKPSDLPGPVPYLSADPQRIAQWQQRLAGLPRPLVALVWAGRPTHFNDANRSLTLAQLAPLAHPGATFLSIQKGPAAAQSADPPPGMSLVPLSDDIRDFEDTAAILSLADLLISVDSAPAHLAGALGRPVWVMLPFVPDWRWLLERTDTPWYPGMRLFRQHARGNWDGVLSAMAGELARLAA, from the coding sequence ATGATGTCCGGCGCGCTGTCCGCGGTCCAGGCGCTCGAGCACCAGGTTCGCCCGCTGCTCGCGGTCGGACGCTTCGAGGAAGCCGAAGCGCTGCTGCGCCCGCCGCTCGCCTCGGGCAGCGGGCCGCTCGTGCTGTGGAAACTGCTGGCGGCGGCGCTGCGCCCGCAGGGACGCATCGCGGAAACACGGGCCATCCAGGAGATGCTGGTGGCGCACGCGCCGGGCGACTTTCCGACGCGCTTCGATTTGTCCGAAACGCTGCTGCTGCTGGGCGAGTTCGAGCGCGGCTGGCGTGAATACCGCTACCGCTACAGTCTCGCGCACACGGCAGCCATCGAACGCAAGGTGCAGCGCCCGCGCTGGAGCGGCCAGCCCATCCCCGGCCAGACCCTGTTGATCCACGATGAGCAGGGCTTCGGCGATACCTTCCAGTTTCTGCGGATGGTGCCGTGGGCCAAGGCACGCAGCGGCGCGCGCGTGATCCTGGAGGTCAACGCGGAAACCCTGTCGCTCGCGCAGCGCGGCACGGGTTTCGATCACATCGTCGCGCGCGGCAGCCTGCCGCCTGCGTTCGATGCGCATTGCGAGTTGATGAGCCTGCCGATGGCAATGGGGCTGAAGCCGTCGGATCTTCCCGGACCGGTGCCCTACCTGTCGGCCGACCCGCAGCGCATCGCCCAATGGCAGCAGCGGCTGGCCGGCCTGCCGCGACCGCTCGTCGCCCTGGTCTGGGCCGGCCGGCCGACACACTTCAACGACGCGAACCGTTCGCTGACGCTGGCCCAGCTCGCGCCGTTGGCGCACCCGGGCGCCACGTTCCTGTCGATCCAGAAAGGTCCGGCGGCGGCGCAGTCGGCCGACCCGCCGCCGGGCATGTCGCTCGTGCCGCTGAGCGACGACATCCGTGATTTCGAGGATACGGCGGCGATTCTCTCCCTCGCCGATCTCCTGATCTCGGTCGATTCGGCGCCGGCGCATCTCGCCGGCGCGCTGGGGCGTCCGGTCTGGGTCATGCTGCCGTTCGTACCGGACTGGCGATGGCTGCTGGAGCGAACCGATACGCCGTGGTATCCGGGCATGCGTCTGTTCCGCCAGCACGCGCGCGGGAACTGGGACGGCGTGCTGTCCGCCATGGCGGGCGAGCTTGCCCGTCTTGCCGCGTGA
- a CDS encoding tetratricopeptide repeat-containing sulfotransferase family protein encodes MSLPPSSPETLTIPEALNRAHAHWSAGQAAQAELLCQRVLAAWPGQADALHLLGLMAHAYGHLDLAIAHLRQACLARRAPAAYSSNLAEMYRQKGLLAEAEDTARRAVAMDPALVSGWNNLGIVLQEAGKFAESLDCLERVIVLQPHGAQAHNNLANTLRRLERLERAESHYRQALTLDPAYAEAHSNLAFLLSAQGRHDEAAAAAQHAIELSPRLVDAYLNLAEAEVGRHRHEAALRVLDTLSTFAPQHPAALTARAKVLKCAERPDEALAVARQAVVLAPRSAEAHHALAMALQTLGQTDEALPHFEQAARLPGAVAEEALVGRAILLMEAGRRDAARAAFDQALVQFPGSVQALAGRADARTFTAGDPDIAALEACLADGEHRSLRDRISAHFALGKAYLDLQDPARAFHHLDAGNRQKRSTFTYDGAASSRWMERIAEAFPPELHDPLHATGEPSALPVFIVGMPRSGTTLIEQIVSSHPQVMGAGELSALRLVVEGSGLFPDGLQGLAGEARGALFRQLGQAYLSRVAPLAQGRARLVDKMPSNFLYAGLIPLILPGARIIHVRRDPVDTCLSCYTKLFAGEQQFAYDQAELGALCHGYARLMAHWRAVLPPDCFIEVDYEAVVDDLEGEARRLIDFLDLPWNPACLNFHDNRRVVRTASVNQVRQPIYTTSKGRWQAYADYLGPLLEALGVEAP; translated from the coding sequence ATGTCACTCCCGCCCAGTAGCCCGGAAACCCTGACCATCCCGGAAGCGCTCAACCGCGCCCACGCCCACTGGAGCGCCGGTCAGGCCGCGCAGGCGGAGCTGCTGTGCCAGCGCGTGCTGGCCGCCTGGCCCGGTCAGGCCGATGCGCTGCACCTGCTTGGCCTGATGGCGCATGCCTACGGCCATCTCGATCTCGCCATCGCTCATCTGCGCCAGGCTTGCCTGGCACGGCGCGCCCCGGCGGCCTATTCCAGCAATCTGGCCGAGATGTACCGCCAGAAGGGGTTGCTCGCCGAAGCGGAAGACACTGCCCGCCGCGCGGTGGCCATGGACCCGGCGCTGGTGTCGGGCTGGAACAATCTGGGCATCGTGCTGCAAGAGGCGGGCAAGTTTGCGGAAAGCCTCGACTGCCTGGAGCGCGTGATCGTGCTCCAGCCCCACGGGGCGCAGGCGCACAACAATCTCGCCAATACGTTGCGGCGCCTGGAACGCCTGGAGCGTGCGGAATCTCACTACCGGCAGGCGCTGACACTGGATCCGGCCTATGCCGAGGCCCACAGCAACCTGGCATTCCTGCTGTCCGCCCAGGGCCGCCACGACGAAGCGGCCGCCGCTGCCCAGCACGCCATCGAACTCAGCCCGCGCTTGGTGGACGCCTATCTGAATCTGGCGGAGGCGGAAGTTGGCCGCCACCGCCATGAGGCTGCACTGCGGGTGCTGGATACGCTCTCGACCTTCGCCCCGCAGCATCCGGCCGCACTGACGGCACGCGCAAAAGTGCTCAAGTGTGCCGAACGCCCCGATGAGGCGCTCGCCGTTGCACGCCAGGCGGTGGTGCTGGCCCCGCGCAGCGCCGAGGCGCACCACGCGCTCGCGATGGCGCTCCAGACGCTCGGGCAAACCGACGAGGCGCTGCCGCATTTCGAGCAGGCGGCGCGGCTGCCCGGTGCGGTGGCCGAGGAAGCGTTGGTCGGGCGCGCCATCCTGCTGATGGAAGCGGGCCGCCGGGATGCGGCACGCGCCGCCTTCGACCAGGCGCTGGTGCAGTTTCCGGGCTCGGTGCAGGCCCTGGCCGGCCGCGCCGATGCACGGACCTTCACCGCCGGCGACCCCGACATCGCGGCGCTCGAAGCGTGCCTCGCCGATGGCGAGCATCGCTCGCTGCGCGACCGGATCTCGGCCCATTTCGCGCTCGGCAAGGCCTACCTCGACCTCCAGGATCCGGCGCGGGCCTTTCATCACCTCGACGCGGGCAACCGGCAGAAACGTTCGACCTTCACCTATGACGGCGCCGCGAGCAGTCGGTGGATGGAGCGCATCGCCGAAGCCTTTCCTCCGGAGCTGCATGACCCGCTGCATGCCACCGGCGAACCGTCAGCGTTGCCGGTGTTCATCGTCGGCATGCCGCGCTCGGGCACCACGCTGATCGAGCAGATCGTGTCGTCGCACCCGCAGGTCATGGGCGCCGGCGAACTGTCGGCCCTGCGCCTGGTGGTCGAAGGCAGCGGCCTGTTCCCGGACGGCCTGCAAGGGTTGGCAGGCGAGGCGCGCGGCGCGCTGTTCCGGCAGCTCGGACAGGCGTATCTGTCGCGGGTCGCGCCGCTCGCTCAGGGGCGGGCGCGCCTGGTCGACAAGATGCCGAGCAATTTCCTGTACGCCGGGCTGATCCCGCTGATCCTGCCGGGGGCGCGCATCATCCATGTCCGCCGCGATCCGGTGGATACCTGCCTGTCCTGCTACACCAAGCTCTTCGCCGGCGAGCAGCAGTTCGCCTACGACCAGGCTGAACTGGGCGCGCTCTGCCACGGCTACGCGCGCCTGATGGCGCATTGGCGCGCAGTGTTGCCGCCCGACTGCTTCATCGAGGTGGACTACGAGGCCGTGGTGGATGACCTGGAGGGCGAGGCGCGACGCCTGATCGACTTCCTGGACCTGCCATGGAACCCGGCCTGCCTGAACTTCCATGACAACCGCAGGGTGGTGCGCACCGCCAGCGTCAACCAGGTGCGGCAGCCGATCTACACCACCTCGAAGGGGCGCTGGCAGGCGTATGCCGACTATCTCGGCCCGCTGCTGGAGGCCCTTGGGGTCGAGGCGCCATGA